From Cecembia calidifontis, one genomic window encodes:
- a CDS encoding metallophosphoesterase family protein translates to MSQSISPVFKIELNNHSQEALFTVWSDSQGGWENFSKILVQMKKQNPQFTVGIGDLVGNGGNYWHYIKLLNELHQLPIPHYLFPGNHDYDGSYNDWVPKNFKHYLKTNSEANYRFWKSGPCVFVGLDPNENFPVDIKKGSDQYNWFKEIIQSEIWKKTPWKIILVHQPPFSQGWKGYHGEKNIQDLLKPYWESGMIDLVISGHTHDYERLLLGHQKGKTGFLIVGGAGGSLEPENEMEDFPLMDRVIRKHHFGKITADHQKLVFEAHSIDGVIIDKFTLEK, encoded by the coding sequence ATGAGCCAAAGCATTTCCCCTGTTTTTAAAATAGAACTCAATAATCATTCTCAAGAAGCCTTATTCACTGTTTGGTCCGACAGTCAGGGTGGTTGGGAAAATTTTTCAAAAATATTAGTGCAAATGAAAAAGCAAAATCCACAATTTACTGTAGGTATAGGTGATTTAGTTGGAAATGGAGGTAACTACTGGCATTATATCAAACTTCTCAACGAATTACATCAACTACCAATCCCTCATTATCTATTTCCAGGCAACCATGACTATGACGGTAGTTATAATGATTGGGTGCCAAAAAATTTCAAACACTATTTAAAAACCAATTCTGAAGCAAATTACCGATTCTGGAAAAGCGGTCCTTGCGTATTTGTCGGATTAGATCCAAATGAAAATTTCCCTGTTGATATTAAAAAAGGGTCGGATCAATACAATTGGTTTAAAGAAATTATCCAATCAGAAATCTGGAAGAAAACACCCTGGAAAATTATTTTAGTTCATCAGCCTCCCTTTAGCCAAGGCTGGAAAGGATACCATGGAGAAAAAAATATTCAGGATCTTTTAAAGCCCTATTGGGAATCTGGAATGATAGATTTAGTGATTTCAGGCCACACCCACGACTATGAAAGATTGCTTTTAGGCCATCAAAAAGGAAAAACCGGCTTCCTCATAGTCGGTGGTGCAGGAGGAAGTCTTGAACCGGAAAACGAAATGGAGGATTTTCCCCTAATGGATAGGGTGATCAGAAAACATCACTTTGGAAAAATTACAGCAGACCATCAA
- a CDS encoding IS1380 family transposase, with amino-acid sequence MKITNSTEKITPFGGFNFVFNSFKNSGLPELIDNQLGVRALRGGFSYSDIFANHMAIFFNGGDCTEDINVHLRDALEQVPSFSVCSADTILRGIKELAVDTELFINPSSGVSHEFNINGKLNSLLLKSACKTGLLKSGVAYDLDYDNTVIPTEKYDSKKTYKHVYGYQPGVASIAHPEFSQAIPVYVEGRNGNSQAKYLQADTLTRMFGQLTNENIRIGRFRADSASYQEEVLRTLEAHTESFYIRANRCAKLDNILGSIAPEKWQKIRLGVQEMEVTDLSDYKPFGKDRSYRLVITRIRRKDGQADVFSGDAFTYRAILTNEHTSSNEAVVRFYNARGASERLFDVLNNDFGWSKLPCSFLAENTSFMLMTAMYANFYTYIIGEYSRKVDWLKPTDRLKKFIFRFITVSAKWIRTGRREVLKLFTSKDYKPILN; translated from the coding sequence ATGAAAATTACGAATTCGACAGAAAAAATCACACCTTTCGGAGGTTTTAATTTTGTTTTTAACTCTTTCAAAAATTCTGGTCTCCCAGAACTCATTGATAATCAATTGGGGGTTAGAGCCTTAAGGGGAGGGTTTTCATACAGTGACATTTTCGCCAATCATATGGCTATTTTCTTTAATGGTGGCGACTGTACTGAAGATATCAATGTTCACTTGAGAGACGCACTTGAACAGGTCCCTTCATTTTCAGTATGCAGTGCCGATACAATTCTGAGAGGTATCAAAGAGCTTGCTGTTGATACAGAACTCTTTATAAATCCGTCCAGTGGAGTAAGCCATGAATTTAATATCAATGGAAAACTCAACAGCTTGTTGTTAAAATCAGCTTGTAAGACCGGATTACTCAAGTCAGGTGTTGCTTACGACCTCGATTATGACAACACCGTCATTCCAACTGAAAAGTACGATTCAAAAAAGACATATAAACACGTCTATGGATATCAGCCAGGTGTAGCTTCCATAGCACATCCTGAATTTTCACAGGCCATTCCTGTGTACGTAGAGGGCAGAAATGGCAACAGTCAGGCCAAATATTTGCAGGCTGATACACTTACACGCATGTTTGGGCAGCTTACCAATGAAAATATCCGTATCGGAAGGTTCAGAGCCGATTCAGCATCCTATCAGGAAGAAGTTCTCCGCACACTGGAAGCACATACCGAAAGCTTTTATATACGGGCAAACAGATGTGCCAAACTGGATAATATCCTTGGAAGTATAGCCCCTGAGAAGTGGCAGAAAATACGTTTGGGTGTACAGGAAATGGAAGTTACTGACCTATCCGACTACAAACCTTTCGGTAAAGACAGGTCTTACAGGCTGGTCATTACCAGAATCAGGCGTAAAGACGGGCAGGCAGATGTGTTTAGTGGAGATGCATTTACTTACAGGGCTATTCTGACCAATGAACATACATCGTCCAATGAAGCTGTTGTAAGGTTTTATAACGCCCGGGGTGCAAGCGAACGCTTGTTTGATGTACTCAACAATGACTTTGGCTGGTCTAAGTTGCCCTGTTCGTTCCTTGCAGAGAATACCTCCTTTATGCTTATGACGGCTATGTATGCCAATTTTTACACCTATATCATTGGAGAGTATTCCAGAAAAGTTGATTGGCTTAAGCCTACCGACAGGCTCAAGAAGTTTATCTTCAGATTTATCACTGTTTCAGCCAAGTGGATAAGAACGGGAAGAAGAGAAGTGCTCAAACTGTTCACGAGTAAGGATTACAAGCCGATTTTGAACTAA